One part of the Truepera radiovictrix DSM 17093 genome encodes these proteins:
- the pucL gene encoding factor-independent urate hydroxylase: MTHRPTLSAIDYGKGDIGVYRFAAPTYRVPAIPESPFTGRAHDLFAAEVGVQVLGGPFAAAYTEGDNRNVVATDTMKNFVLKHALAFEGATLEAFLDSLGRAFFEAYPDMETLRLTGREVPFAAAPVRQGETFVPSPVLLSRSRGDCGAAALLVTREGVRELESGRLGLQLLKTTGSSFASFARDAHTTLPEMHDRPLLIYLDAFWRYRDPAAALQTGTGELTGYVASEQVRDLLAATFHDVNSRSIQHLVYEMGVRLLARFPQLREVRFEAQNRLWDHAFSDDETGRKVHTDPRPPYGRIGLTLTA, encoded by the coding sequence GTGACCCACCGCCCCACCCTCAGCGCCATCGACTACGGCAAGGGGGACATCGGCGTCTACCGCTTCGCCGCCCCCACCTACCGCGTCCCCGCGATCCCCGAGTCGCCCTTTACGGGCCGCGCGCACGACCTTTTCGCCGCCGAGGTGGGCGTGCAGGTCCTGGGCGGCCCCTTCGCGGCGGCCTACACCGAGGGCGACAACCGCAACGTCGTCGCCACCGACACGATGAAGAACTTTGTCCTCAAGCACGCGCTCGCGTTCGAGGGGGCGACCCTGGAGGCGTTTTTGGACTCGCTCGGGCGCGCCTTTTTCGAGGCCTATCCGGACATGGAGACCTTACGGCTCACCGGCCGCGAGGTGCCCTTCGCCGCGGCGCCCGTCCGGCAAGGGGAGACCTTCGTCCCGAGCCCGGTGCTCCTGTCGCGCTCGCGGGGCGACTGCGGTGCGGCGGCGCTCCTCGTGACGCGCGAAGGGGTGCGCGAGCTCGAGAGTGGCCGGCTCGGGTTGCAGCTCCTGAAGACCACCGGCTCCTCGTTTGCGAGCTTTGCCCGCGACGCCCACACCACCCTCCCCGAGATGCACGACCGCCCCCTACTGATCTACCTCGACGCCTTTTGGCGCTACCGCGACCCCGCGGCGGCGCTCCAAACGGGGACGGGGGAGCTAACGGGCTACGTGGCTTCCGAGCAGGTGCGCGACCTTTTGGCGGCGACCTTTCACGACGTTAACAGCCGCTCGATCCAGCACCTCGTCTACGAGATGGGGGTGCGGCTGCTGGCACGCTTTCCGCAGCTCCGTGAGGTCCGCTTCGAGGCGCAAAACCGGCTTTGGGACCACGCTTTTAGCGACGACGAAACGGGCCGCAAGGTTCACACCGACCCGCGCCCGCCGTACGGCCGCATCGGTCTCACGCTCACCGCCTAG